In one Capricornis sumatraensis isolate serow.1 chromosome 1, serow.2, whole genome shotgun sequence genomic region, the following are encoded:
- the SON gene encoding protein SON isoform X4, whose product MATNIEQIFRSFVVSKFREIQQELSSGRSEGQLNGETNTPIEGNQAGDAAASARSLPNEDIVQKIEEVLSGVLDTELRYKPDLKEASRKSRCVSVQTDPTDEIPTKKSKKHKKHKNKKKKKKKEKEKKYKRQSEESESQPKSHHDGNIESDSFLKFDSEPSEMALEHSVRAFGLYDTSESPAVVLEPPVVSMEVSEPHILETLPPATKHTELSVASTSVVSVQSEQSVAVMLEPSTTKILDSFATAPVPTTTVVLKSSEPVVTVSVECQMKSVQKSLESTPPEPSKVMLLEPPVAKVLELSETLVSSETPTEVHPEPSTSTTMDFPESSATEVLRLPEQPVEGPSEIADSSMTRPQEMVELPKTTALELQESSVASVMELPGPPATSMPELQGPPVTPVLELPGPSAAPAPELPGPLSTPVPELLGPPATAVPELAGPSVTSVPQLSQELSGLPAPSMGLEPPQEVPEPPVMAQELPGLPAVTTAVELPGQPVVTVAMELTEQPVTTTELEQPVGMTAVEHPGQPEVTTATGLLGQPEAAMVLELPGQPVATTALELSGQPSVTGMPELPGLPSATRALELSGQPVATGALELPGQLMAAGALEFSGQSGAAGALELLGQPLATGVLELPGQPGAPELPGQPVATVALEISVQSVVTTELSTMTVSQSLEVPSTTALESYNTVAQELPTTLVGETSVTVGVDPLMAQESHMLASNTMETHMLASNTMDSQMLASNTMDSQMLASNTMDSQMLASSTMDSQMLATSSMDSQMLATSSMDSQMLATSSMDSQMLATSSMDSQMLATSSMDSQMLATSSMDSQMLATSSMDSQMLATSSMDSQMLATSTMDSQMLATSSMDSQMLASGTMDSQMLASGSMDAQMLASGTMDAQMLASSTQDSAMLGSKSPDPYRLAQDPYRLAQDPYRLGHDPYRLGHDAYRLGQDPYRLGHDPYRLTPDPYRMSPRPYRIAPRSYRIAPRPYRLAPRPLMLASRRSMMMSYAAERSMMSSYERSMMSYERSMMSPMAERSMMSAYERSMMSAYERSMMSPMAERSMMSAYERSMMSAYERSMMSPMADRSMMSMGADRSMMSSYSAADRSMMSSYSAADRSMMSSYTADRSMMSMAADSYTDSYTDTYTEAYMVPPLPPEEPPTMPPLPPEEPPMTPPLPPEEPPEGPVLATEQSALTAENTWSAEVPALPPEESVSLPEPPVSQSEIAEPLAVTANYSVSASEPSVLASEADVTVPEPPLEPESSVMSAPVESAAGAEEHEIVAERPVTYMVSETPTTSAEPTVLTSEPSVMSEIAETYDSMRASGQTAPEVSVSLLEAAVPVGEPSQSTVDLPAMAVTELPSVAVPEHPAGIVSETSTVAVPEPQAEALQDPPAVAVPDPPAEAVPEPLALSEPEHVTVAVVSTLEPTVPILEPVVSILQPNVIVSEPSSCVQESTVTISEPPVTVSEQTQVIPTETVVESTPVILESSTIKGMNLLSGDQNIASEIGLQDIAMHSDEEPRAEGLLKSGSKETENCINTDLNINNHLIAQEMECSTVSAASTGAVGEIGEETILPTSETKQCTVLDTCPSVGETELGGTLSSVGPLVLESEAVGTGKNLEFGTASALSSVSKYDGEVSLTTQDTEHDMVISTSPSGGSEADIEGPLPAKDIHPDLSNSFINKDAEGSLPVQESDQTLAAAVSPKESSGEDKEVCLTTKEILSDSGFPASIDDINEADLVRPLLPKDMERLTNLRAGIEGPLLSSEVERDKSAASPVVISIPERASESSSEEKDDYEIFVKVKDTHEKSKKNKNRDKGEKEKKRDSSLRSRSKRSKSSEHKSRKRTSESRSRARKRSSKSKSHRSQTRSRSRSRRRRRSSRSRSKSRGRRSVSKEKRKRSPKHRSKSRERKRKRSSSRDNRKTGRARSRTPSRRSRSHTPSRRRRSRSGGRRSFSISPSRRSRTPSRRSRTPSRRSRTPSRRSRTPSRRSRTPSRRSRTPSRRRRSRSVVRRRSFSISPVRLRRSRTPLRRRFSRSPIRRKRSRSSERGRSPKRLTDLNKAQLLEIAKANAAAMCAKAGVPLPPNLKPAPPPTIEEKVAKKSGGATIEELTEKCKQIAQSKEDDDVIVNKPHVSDEEEEEPPFYHHPFKLSEPKPIFFNLNIAAAKPTPPKSQVTLTKEFPVSSGSQHRKKEADSVYGEWVPVEKNGEENKDDDNVFSSNLPSEGRVKRQGRVRRQMKQPAASHLTVTRCNSLCGTKPQSEKHRIAENSVITSLPNIGPSLHLWEGSPRYNYLASRFASRLYSSRFWW is encoded by the exons ATGGCGACCAACATCGAGCAGATTTTTAGGTCTTTCGTGGTCAGTAAATTCCGGGAAATTCAACAGGAGCTTTCAAG TGGAAGGAGTGAAGGACAGCTCAATGGTGAAACAAACACACCTATTGAAGGAAACCAGGCAGGTGATGCAGCTGCCTCTGCCAGGAGCCTACCAAATGAAGACATAGTTCAGAAGATAGAGGAAGTACTTTCTGGGGTCTTAGATACAGAATTACGATATAAGCCAG ACTTGAAGGAGGCATCCAGAAAAAGTAGATGTGTGTCTGTCCAAACAGATCCTACTGATGAAATTCCTACCAAAAAGTCGAAGAAGcataaaaagcacaaaaataaaaagaagaaaaagaagaaagaaaaggagaaaaagtataAAAGACAGTCAGAAGAATCCGAGTCACAGCCGAAATCACATCACGATGGGAACATAGAATCGGATTCCTTTTTGAAGTTTGATTCTGAACCTTCAGAGATGGCACTGGAGCATTCTGTAAGAGCATTTGGCCTATATGACACCAGTGAATCTCCCGCAGTTGTGCTTGAACCTCCTGTAGTTTCGATGGAGGTCTCAGAGCCACACATCTTAGAAACTCTGCCGCCAGCTACAAAACATACAGAACTGTCAGTAGCATCTACATCAGTAGTCTCAGTGCAGTCAGAGCAGTCTGTGGCAGTAATGCTGGAACCATCCACAACAAAGATTCTGGATTCCTTTGCAACAGCACCAGTGCCTACAACAACAGTAGTGCTAAAGTCATCTGAGccagtggtaacagtgtcagtGGAGTGTCAGATGAAATCTGTGCAGAAATCTTTGGAGAGCACACCTCCAGAGCCATCAAAGGTCATGTTGCTAGAGCCTCCAGTAGCAAAAGTGCTAGAGCTATCAGAAACTCTTGTGTCATCAGAGACACCTACAGAGGTGCACCCCGAGCCAAGCACGTCAACAACAATGGATTTTCCAGAGTCGTCAGCAACTGAAGTGCTAAGATTGCCAGAGCAGCCTGTAGAAGGACCATCAGAGATTGCAGATTCATCCATGACACGACCGCAGGAGATGGTGGAGCTGCCCAAGACCACAGCGTTGGAGCTGCAGGAGTCGTCGGTGGCCTCAGTGATGGAGTTGCCGGGGCCACCTGCGACCTCCATGCCGGAGTTGCAGGGGCCCCCTGTGACTCCAGTACTGGAGTTACCTGGGCCCTCTGCTGCCCCGGCGCCAGAGTTGCCAGGGCCCCTTTCTACCCCAGTGCCTGAGTTGCTAGGGCCCCCTGCGACAGCAGTGCCTGAGTTGGCGGGGCCCTCTGTGACATCAGTGCCACAGTTGTCACAGGAATTGTCAGGGCTTCCAGcaccatccatggggttggagCCACCACAGGAGGTACCAGAGCCACCTGTGATGGCACAGGAGTTGCCAGGGCTGCCTGCAGTGACAACAGCAGTAGAGTTGCCAGGGCAGCCTGTGGTAACAGTAGCAATGGAGTTGACCGAACAACCTGTGACGACGACAGAATTGGAGCAGCCTGTGGGAATGACAGCGGTGGAACATCCTGGGCAGCCAGAGGTGACAACGGCAACAGGGTTGCTGGGGCAGCCTGAGGCAGCAATGGTGCTGGAGTTGCCAGGACAGCCGGTGGCAACGACAGCGCTGGAGTTGTCAGGGCAGCCTTCGGTGACTGGGATGCCAGAGTTGCCAGGGCTGCCTTCGGCAACTAGGGCACTGGAGTTGTCAGGGCAACCTGTGGCAACTGGGGCACTGGAGTTGCCTGGGCAGCTCATGGCAGCTGGGGCACTGGAGTTCTCGGGGCAGTCTGGGGCAGCTGGAGCACTGGAGCTTCTGGGGCAGCCTTTGGCAACAGGGGTGCTGGAGTTGCCAGGGCAACCTGGGGCGCCAGAGTTGCCTGGGCAGCCTGTGGCAACTGTGGCGCTGGAGATCTCTGTTCAGTCTGTGGTGACAACGGAGCTGTCAACGATGACCGTGTCGCAGTCCCTGGAGGTGCCCTCGACGACAGCGCTGGAATCCTATAATACGGTAGCACAGGAGCTGCCTACTACATTAGTGGGGGAGACTTCTGTAACAGTAGGAGTGGATCCCTTGATGGCCCAAGAATCCCATATGTTAGCTTCTAACACCATGGAGACCCATATGTTAGCATCCAACACCATGGACTCCCAAATGCTAGCGTCCAACACCATGGACTCTCAAATGCTAGCATCCAACACCATGGACTCCCAGATGTTAGCCTCTAGCACCATGGATTCCCAGATGTTAGCAACCAGCTCCATGGACTCCCAGATGTTAGCAACCAGCTCCATGGACTCCCAGATGTTAGCAACCAGCTCCATGGACTCTCAGATGTTAGCAACCAGCTCCATGGACTCTCAGATGTTAGCAACCAGCTCCATGGACTCCCAGATGTTAGCAACCAGCTCCATGGACTCCCAGATGTTAGCAACCAGCTCCATGGACTCCCAGATGTTAGCCACCAGCTCCATGGACTCGCAGATGTTAGCAACCAGCACCATGGACTCCCAGATGTTAGCCACTAGCTCTATGGACTCCCAGATGTTAGCTTCTGGCACTATGGACTCTCAGATGTTAGCTTCTGGCTCCATGGATGCTCAGATGTTAGCGTCTGGTACCATGGATGCCCAGATGTTAGCATCTAGTACCCAAGATTCTGCTATGTTGGGTTCAAAATCTCCTGATCCCTACAGGTTAGCTCAGGATCCTTACAGGTTAGCTCAGGATCCGTATAGGTTAGGTCATGACCCTTACAGGCTAGGTCATGATGCCTACAGGTTAGGGCAGGACCCCTATAGATTAGGCCATGATCCCTACAGACTAACTCCTGATCCCTATAGGATGTCACCTAGACCCTATAGGATAGCACCCAGGTCCTATAGAATAGCTCCCAGGCCATATAGGTTAGCACCTAGACCCCTGATGTTAGCATCTAGACGTTCTATGATGATGTCCTATGCTGCAGAACGTTCCATGATGTCATCTTATGAACGCTCTATGATGTCTTATGAGCGGTCTATGATGTCCCCTATGGCTGAGCGTTCTATGATGTCAGCTTATGAGCGCTCTATGATGTCAGCCTACGAGCGCTCTATGATGTCCCCTATGGCTGAGCGCTCTATGATGTCAGCTTATGAACGCTCTATGATGTCAGCCTACGAGCGCTCCATGATGTCCCCAATGGCTGACCGATCTATGATGTCCATGGGTGCTGACCGGTCTATGATGTCGTCATACTCTGCTGCTGACCGGTCTATGATGTCATCGTACTCTGCAGCTGACCGATCTATGATGTCATCTTATACTGCTGATCGTTCAATGATGTCTATGGCAGCTGATTCTTACACCGATTCTTATACTGATACATACACGGAGGCATATATGGTGCCACCTTTGCCTCCTGAAGAGCCTCCAACAATGCCACCATTGCCACCTGAAGAGCCACCAATGACACCACCATTGCCTCCTGAGGAACCACCAGAGGGTCCAGTGTTAGCCACTGAGCAGTCAGCATTAACAGCTGAAAATACATGGTCTGCTGAGGTGCCAGCATTACCTCCTGAAGAGTCTGTATCACTGCCTGAACCTCCTGTGAGTCAAAGTGAGATTGCGGAGCCTTTGGCAGTAACTGCTAATTattcagtgtcagcatcagagCCGTCAGTGTTGGCATCAGAGGCTGACGTGACTGTTCCAGAACCACCACTAGAGCCAGAGTCTTCAGTTATGTCAGCACCTGTAGAGTCTGCTGCTGGAGCAGAAGAGCATGAAATTGTTGCAGAGAGACCAGTGACTTACATGGTGTCTGAAACTCCCACAACATCAGCTGAACCAACTGTGTTAACATCAGAGCCTTCTGTTATGTCAGAGATAGCAGAAACTTACGATTCCATGAGGGCTTCAGGACAAACTGCCCCGGAGGTATCTGTGTCTCTGCTGGAGGCAGCAGTACCTGTTGGAgagccatcacagagcactgtaGATCTGCCAGCCATGGCTGTTACAGAGCTGCCATCTGTGGCTGTTCCAGAGCACCCAGCTGGGATTGTTTCAGAGACATCAACCGTGGCTGTCCCAGAGCCACAGGCTGAGGCTCTCCAGGACCCTCCAGCTGTGGCTGTCCCGGACCCACCAGCTGAGGCTGTCCCAGAGCCCCTGGCCTTGTCTGAGCCAGAGCAtgttactgttgctgttgtttctaCCCTGGAGCCTACTGTGCCTATTCTGGAACCAGTGGTGTCCATCCTTCAACCTAATGTGATTGTTTCAGAACCATCTAGTTGTGTCCAAGAGTCCACTGTGACAATTTCAGAGCCTCCTGTCACTGTCTCAGAGCAGACTCAAGTAATACCAACTGAGACAGTTGTAGAGTCTACACCAGTAATATTAGAGTCTAGTActataaaaggaatgaatttacTATCTGGTGATCAAAATATTGCTTCAGAGATTGGCCTGCAGGACATAGCCATGCATTCAGATGAGGAGCCACGTGCTGAAGGACTCCTGAAGAGTGGCTCTAAGGAaactgaaaattgtataaatacaGACCTTAACATAAATAATCACTTAATTGCTCAAGAAATGGAATGTAGCACAGTGTCTGCTGCCAGCACTGGTGCTGTTGGTGAAATTGGTGAAGAGACAATTTTGCCTACCAGTGAGACTAAACAATGCACAGTATTGGATACCTGTCCTAGCGTTGGTGAAACTGAGCTAGGAGGAACTCTGTCTTCTGTTGGTCCCCTTGTCCTTGAGTCTGAGGCAGTGGGAACTGGTAAGAATCTTGAATTTGGCACAGCATCTGCGCTCAGTTCAGTTAGTAAATATGATGGTGAAGTATCTTTAACTACTCAAGATACTGAACATGACATGGTAATTTCCACCAGCCCCAGTGGTGGCAGTGAGGCTGACATAGAGGGACCTTTGCCTGCTAAAGACATTCATCCTGATTTATCTAATAGTTTTATCAATAAGGATGCAGAAGGATCATTACCTGTACAGGAGAGTGACCAGACGTTAGCAGCTgctgtcagtcctaaagaaagcaGTGGAGAAGATAAAGAAGTATGTCTCACTACTAAAGAGATACTCTCTGATTCAGGATTTCCTGCCAGCATTGATGATATTAATGAAGCTGATTTAGTGAGACCATTACTTCCTAAGGACATGGAACGTCTTACAAACCTTAGAGCTGGTATTGAAGGACCTTTACTTTCGAGTGAGGTGGAACGGGATAAATCTGCTGCCAGTCCGGTTGTAATTAGTATACCAGAAAGAGCTTCAGAGTCGTCTTCAGAGGAAAAAGATGATTATGAAATTTTTGTAAAAGTTAAGGATacacatgaaaaaagcaagaaaaacaagaACCGTGACAAAggtgagaaagagaagaaaagagactcTTCATTAAGGTCGAGAAGTAAACGTTCCAAGTCTTCTGAACACAAATCGCGAAAGCGCACCAGTGAATCTCGTTCTAGGGCAAGGAAGAGATCATCTAAGTCCAAGTCTCATCGCTCTCAGACACGTTCACGGTCACGATCAAGACGCAGGAGGAGGAGCAGCAGGTCAAGATCCAAGTCTAGAGGAAGGCGATCTGTATCGAAAGAGAAGCGCAAAAGATCTCCAAAGCACAGATCCAAGtccagggaaagaaaaagaaaaagatcaagcTCCAGGGATAACCGGAAAACAGGTAGAGCTCGAAGTCGCACCCCAAGTCGTCGGAGCCGGAGTCACACTCCGAGTCGTAGGAGAAGATCCAGATCTGGGGGGAGAAGGAGCTTTAGCATTTCCCCGAGCCGACGAAGCCGCACCCCAAGCCGAAGGAGCCGCACCCCTAGCAGACGGAGTCGAACCCCGAGTCGACGGAGCCGTACCCCGAGCCGTCGGAGCCGTACCCCGAGTCGACGGAGCCGTACCCCGAGCCGTCGGAGAAGATCAAGATCTGTGGTAAGAAGACGAAGCTTCAGTATATCACCAGTCAGATTACGGCGATCACGAACACCCTTGAGAAGAAGGTTTAGCAGGTCTCCGATCCGTCGCAAACGATCCAGGTCTTCAGAAAGAGGCAGATCACCTAAACGTCTCACAGATTTGA ATAAGGCTCAGTTACTTGAAATAGCCAAAGCTAATGCAGCTGCCATGTGTGCTAAGGCTGGTGTTCCTTTACCACCAAACCTAAAGCCTGCACCTCCACCTACAATAGAAGAGAAAGTTGCTAAAAAGTCAGGAGGAGCTACTATAGAAGAACTAACTGAG